A region of Phyllostomus discolor isolate MPI-MPIP mPhyDis1 chromosome 15, mPhyDis1.pri.v3, whole genome shotgun sequence DNA encodes the following proteins:
- the TAF1A gene encoding TATA box-binding protein-associated factor RNA polymerase I subunit A: protein MSDFSEDLLRPRTEDDPEEMRVGSGSGMHFPWLQRLVESVATGGRKQKEFAQTTSACLSFIQEALLKHQWQRAAEYMHSYFQILEDSDSNKRQAAPEIIWKLGSEILYYHPKSSVETFSAFADRMKNIGVMNYLKISLQHALYLVHHGLLDDASRNLSQAETWRYGDKSASQEVLINLVQAYKGLLRYYTWSEKKVELSRLDQDDYAYSAASQSMLDHSWKTSTDFHSLIQVPGVWDPFVKSYVEMLEFYGDREGAREVLTNYAYDEKFPSNPNAHVYLYGFLKRGKAPREQLISVLKILYQIVPSHILMLEFHRLLRKSEREEHRKLGLEVLFGVLDFAGCTKNRTAWQYLAKCLRQTLTGNHLAWVLEQWTPRKSWWPGFHFSSFRARGDWTEDRALAHEKAFVAGTLLGRGCRYFRYISKQDHQALRKKMKRIKKLVKKYSIVNSGL, encoded by the exons ATGAGTGATTTCAGCGAAGACTTGCTAAGGCCCAGGACGGAGGATGACCCAGAGGAAATGAGAGTGGGCTCTGGTTCAGGAATGCATTTCCCGTGGCTGCAAAGGCTTGTAGAGAGTGTGG CGACTGGAGGGAGAAAGCAGAAGGAGTTTGCTCAGACAACAAGCGCCTGCTTAAGCTTCATCCAGGAAGCTCTGCTGAAGCACCAGTGGCAGCGAGCGGCCGAGTACATGCACAGTTACTTTCAGATCTTGGAGGACTCAGACAGCAACAAAAGGCAGGCTGCACCCGAG ATTATTTGGAAACTCGGAAGTGAAATTCTCTACTACCATCCCAAAAGCAGCGTGGAGACTTTCAGCGCCTTTGCTGACAGGATGAAGAATATCGGCGTGATGAACTACTTAAAG ATCTCCTTGCAGCATGCGCTGTACCTCGTGCACCACGGGCTGCTCGACGACGCCAGCAGAAACCTCAGCCAGGCGGAGACGTGGCGCTACGGCGACAAGTCCGCTTCCCAGGAGGTGCTCATCAACCTGGTCCAGGCCTACAAAGGGCTCCTGCGGTACTACACCTGGTCTGAGAAGAAGGTGGAGCTGTCCCGGCTCG ACCAGGATGATTACGCCTACAGCGCCGCGTCCCAGAGCATGCTCGACCACAGCTGGAAGACCTCCACGGACTTCCACTCGCTGATTCAGGTTCCTGGAGTCTGGGATCCCTTTGTGAAGAGTTATGTGGAG ATGCTGGAGTTCTACGGGGATCGAGAAGGGGCCCGCGAGGTCCTCACGAATTACGCCTACGACGAGAAGTTCCCGTCGAACCCGAATGCGCACGTGTACTTGTACGGCTTCCTGAAGAGGGGGAAGGCTCCGAGGGAGCAGCTGATCAGTGTGCTGAAG ATTTTGTATCAGATTGTACCATCTCATATACTGATGTTAGAATTCCATAGATTACTGAGAAAATCAG AGCGGGAGGAGCACCGCAAGCTGGGCCTGGAGGTGCTGTTTGGTGTCCTGGATTTCGCGGGGTGCACTAAGAACAGAACTGCTTGGCAATACTTGGCAAAGTGTCTCAGACAGACCTTGACGGG AAACCATCTCGCCTGGGTGCTCGAGCAGTGGACCCCCAGGAAGAGCTGGTGGCCCGGCTTTCACTTCAGCTCCTTCCGGGCGAGAGGCGACTGGACGGAGGACCGAGCTCTGGCTCACGAGAAAGCCTTCGTGGCGGGCACGCTGCTGGGCAGAG gttgcaGATATTTTCGGTATATTTCAAAACAAGATCATCAAGctttgaggaagaaaatgaagcgGATAAAGAAGTTGGTGAAAAAATACAGTATCGTAAATTCAGGACTCTGA